Proteins from one Clostridium cellulovorans 743B genomic window:
- the yidA gene encoding sugar-phosphatase, whose amino-acid sequence MYKLIALDMDGTLLRDDKTVSPAVFDAIQAAKAKGAKVVLATGRPIKGVDKYLTHLNLKEAGDYVATFNGALVQDTFTGDVISHITMNHDDLITIYEASRELRTHVHFFDKNTLYTPNKDISKFTVHEAFMNDVSLNYINIEDVNKDIVISKVMMIDYPEILDRVVTELPKELVEKYTIVRSAPFFLEFLNIDANKGNGIMLLANKLGIKQEEVICVGDAGNDIHMVEYAGLGVAMGNATDDLKAVANYITKSNNEDGVAHVINEFILK is encoded by the coding sequence ATGTACAAACTTATTGCATTAGATATGGATGGAACTCTGCTGAGAGACGATAAAACAGTATCCCCTGCTGTTTTTGATGCTATACAAGCTGCAAAGGCAAAGGGTGCAAAGGTAGTTTTAGCCACTGGAAGACCTATAAAAGGAGTTGACAAATATTTAACTCACTTAAATTTAAAGGAAGCTGGCGACTATGTAGCAACCTTTAATGGTGCTTTAGTTCAAGATACTTTTACTGGAGATGTTATCTCTCATATAACTATGAATCATGATGATCTTATAACTATATACGAAGCAAGTAGAGAATTAAGGACTCATGTACACTTCTTTGATAAGAATACTTTATATACTCCAAATAAAGATATAAGTAAATTTACAGTTCATGAAGCATTTATGAATGATGTTTCTCTAAATTATATTAATATTGAAGATGTTAATAAAGATATAGTTATTTCAAAGGTTATGATGATAGATTATCCTGAAATCTTAGACAGAGTTGTTACTGAACTTCCAAAGGAACTTGTAGAAAAATATACTATAGTAAGAAGTGCACCTTTCTTCTTAGAATTCTTAAACATAGATGCAAACAAAGGCAATGGTATTATGCTTTTAGCTAATAAACTTGGAATTAAACAAGAAGAAGTTATTTGTGTTGGGGATGCTGGTAATGATATTCATATGGTTGAATATGCTGGTCTTGGTGTTGCTATGGGAAATGCAACTGATGACTTAAAGGCTGTAGCAAACTACATTACTAAGTCTAATAATGAAGATGGAGTTGCTCATGTAATAAATGAGTTTATTTTGAAATAA
- a CDS encoding AAA family ATPase produces the protein MTTRIAILGGPRCGKTTLIQQLYVDMKIMGLNVGCATEYSTDYLKDKGMIETISEQYGIYLGQQMLENELNDFDYALTDYATFMIYIYGRFMLGKKKRTKKEIEILKDLYYLAIKDIPKYDYIFFLPREFGYQQDGVRWQDEDLAVQIDTAIKNFLDSENVNYSIINGNTKERAAKILECIDEINEEERKSS, from the coding sequence ATGACTACTAGGATAGCTATCTTGGGAGGTCCAAGATGTGGTAAAACTACCCTAATTCAGCAGCTATATGTTGATATGAAGATAATGGGATTGAACGTTGGCTGTGCAACAGAGTACAGTACAGATTACTTAAAAGATAAAGGTATGATAGAAACTATTTCAGAACAATATGGAATATACTTAGGACAGCAAATGTTAGAGAATGAATTAAATGATTTCGATTATGCTCTAACAGATTATGCAACTTTCATGATATATATATATGGAAGGTTTATGCTTGGAAAGAAAAAGCGTACGAAAAAAGAAATTGAGATTTTAAAAGACCTATATTACTTAGCAATAAAAGATATCCCAAAGTATGATTATATCTTCTTTCTTCCAAGAGAATTTGGATATCAACAAGATGGTGTAAGATGGCAAGATGAAGATCTTGCAGTTCAAATTGATACTGCTATAAAAAACTTTTTGGACAGTGAAAATGTTAATTATAGTATTATAAATGGAAACACAAAAGAAAGAGCTGCTAAAATTTTAGAATGTATTGATGAAATTAATGAAGAAGAGAGAAAATCATCTTAA
- a CDS encoding peptide chain release factor 3, which produces MSELIKEIDRRRTFAIISHPDAGKTTLTEKLLLYGGAIREAGSVKARKASRHAVSDWMEIEKQRGISVTSSVLEFNYNGFKINILDTPGHQDFSEDTYRTLMAADSAVMVVDAAKGIEEQTRKLFQVCSLRGIPIFTFINKMDREAKDPFELTEDIEKELGIKTYPMNWPIGSGKEFKGVFERAKNTIAVFNGGNHGANEVESIKGEVNDPIFSELLGSALHDKLMEDIELLDMAGDEFDIKAVRQGELTPVFFGSALTNFGVENFLEAFLDLTPPPMVRNSTKGEIDVYEEPFSAFVFKIQANMNKAHRDRIAFMRICSGKFQKGMEVNHIQGNSKIRLSQPQQFLAQDREIIEEAYGGDIIGVFDPGIFSIGDTLCASNNKFKFEGIPTFAPEHFARVRPIDTMKRKQFVKGITQIAQEGAIQVFKELHIGMEEIIVGVVGVLQFEVLEYRLKNEYNVDIKMDRLAFRAIRWVESAEVSVDKLSITSDTKPVRDLKDRDILLFQSEWAVSWALEHNKGLELSGIGKAED; this is translated from the coding sequence GTGTCTGAATTAATTAAAGAAATAGATAGAAGAAGAACCTTTGCCATAATATCACATCCGGACGCAGGTAAAACTACCTTAACAGAAAAGCTCTTATTATATGGAGGAGCTATACGTGAGGCTGGTTCTGTTAAAGCCAGAAAAGCATCAAGACATGCGGTTTCTGACTGGATGGAAATAGAAAAGCAAAGAGGTATTTCAGTTACATCTTCAGTGCTTGAATTTAACTATAATGGTTTTAAAATAAATATATTAGATACTCCAGGTCATCAAGACTTCTCGGAGGATACTTATAGAACTTTAATGGCGGCAGATAGTGCTGTTATGGTAGTTGACGCAGCTAAAGGAATAGAAGAACAAACAAGAAAGTTATTCCAAGTTTGTTCTTTAAGAGGTATTCCTATTTTTACTTTTATAAATAAGATGGATAGAGAAGCAAAAGATCCTTTTGAATTAACAGAAGATATAGAAAAGGAACTGGGAATAAAAACTTATCCAATGAATTGGCCTATTGGTAGTGGTAAAGAATTTAAAGGTGTTTTTGAAAGAGCAAAAAACACTATAGCTGTATTCAACGGTGGAAACCATGGTGCAAATGAAGTTGAATCAATTAAAGGTGAAGTAAATGATCCTATATTCTCTGAACTTTTAGGTTCTGCACTTCATGACAAGCTTATGGAAGATATAGAATTACTTGATATGGCTGGAGATGAATTTGATATAAAGGCAGTTAGACAAGGTGAGCTAACACCTGTATTCTTTGGTAGTGCTTTAACAAACTTTGGTGTAGAAAACTTCCTTGAAGCATTTTTGGATTTAACTCCTCCACCTATGGTTAGAAATTCTACTAAGGGTGAAATAGATGTATACGAAGAGCCTTTTTCAGCTTTCGTATTTAAAATTCAAGCTAATATGAACAAAGCACATAGAGACAGAATTGCTTTTATGAGAATATGTTCAGGTAAGTTCCAAAAAGGAATGGAAGTTAATCATATACAAGGGAATTCCAAGATTAGACTTTCTCAACCTCAACAATTCTTAGCACAAGATAGAGAAATCATTGAGGAAGCTTATGGCGGAGATATAATTGGTGTATTTGATCCAGGTATCTTTAGTATAGGTGACACTTTATGTGCGAGTAACAATAAGTTCAAGTTTGAAGGAATACCAACTTTTGCTCCAGAGCATTTTGCTAGAGTAAGACCTATTGATACAATGAAGCGTAAGCAATTTGTTAAAGGTATAACTCAGATAGCACAAGAAGGAGCTATTCAGGTATTTAAGGAACTTCATATAGGAATGGAAGAAATTATTGTAGGTGTTGTTGGTGTTCTTCAATTCGAGGTTCTTGAATATCGACTAAAGAATGAGTATAATGTTGATATAAAAATGGATAGACTTGCTTTCAGAGCTATAAGATGGGTAGAGTCTGCTGAAGTTTCCGTAGATAAGTTAAGCATAACTTCAGATACTAAACCAGTAAGGGATCTAAAAGATAGAGATATTCTTTTATTCCAAAGCGAATGGGCTGTAAGTTGGGCATTAGAACATAATAAAGGTCTTGAACTATCAGGAATAGGTAAGGCAGAAGACTAA
- a CDS encoding zinc-ribbon domain-containing protein encodes MADKTIVCKDCGKEFIFTEGEQEFYKEKGFENDPVRCPECRKARKTQKNNVKR; translated from the coding sequence ATGGCTGATAAGACAATTGTATGTAAAGATTGTGGTAAAGAATTTATCTTCACTGAAGGTGAACAAGAATTCTACAAAGAAAAAGGATTTGAAAATGATCCAGTAAGATGCCCAGAGTGCAGAAAAGCTAGAAAAACTCAAAAAAATAACGTTAAAAGATAG
- a CDS encoding response regulator transcription factor — protein sequence MKKILIVEDDLTIAKLQRDYLEVKGFEVDIATDGVEGLDKIKNNSYDLVILDIMLPKLHGYNVMKSIQDEKDFPVLMVSAKKEEIDKIKGLSLGADDYITKPFSPGELVARVEAHIKNYERLKNKFGSKPQDNDIIIRGLQVKKPSRQVFINGKEVNLTQKEFDLLLYLVENPNRVFGREELFERIWGLEALGDNATITVHIGRIRDKIESNPSEPQYIETVWGAGYRFRV from the coding sequence ATGAAAAAAATACTTATAGTAGAAGATGATTTAACTATTGCTAAGCTTCAAAGAGATTATTTAGAGGTTAAAGGCTTTGAAGTTGACATTGCAACAGACGGTGTTGAAGGTTTAGATAAAATTAAAAACAATAGCTATGATCTAGTGATTCTTGATATTATGTTACCTAAACTTCATGGTTACAATGTAATGAAGAGTATTCAAGATGAAAAAGATTTTCCTGTTTTAATGGTATCTGCGAAGAAAGAAGAAATTGATAAAATAAAAGGCTTGAGTTTAGGTGCCGATGATTATATAACAAAACCTTTTAGTCCAGGGGAATTGGTAGCAAGAGTTGAAGCTCACATAAAAAATTATGAAAGACTAAAAAATAAATTTGGAAGTAAGCCACAGGATAATGACATCATTATAAGAGGATTACAGGTTAAAAAACCTTCTAGACAGGTATTTATTAATGGAAAAGAAGTGAATCTTACTCAGAAGGAATTTGATTTACTTTTATACTTAGTGGAGAATCCTAATAGAGTATTTGGAAGGGAAGAGCTTTTTGAACGAATTTGGGGCCTTGAAGCTTTAGGAGACAATGCTACTATAACAGTTCATATAGGAAGGATTAGAGATAAAATTGAGTCTAATCCATCAGAGCCGCAGTATATAGAAACTGTATGGGGAGCTGGTTATAGATTTAGGGTTTAA
- a CDS encoding CBS domain-containing protein translates to MNIAFFLTPKEELVYEDLDATMRQALEKMEYHRYTAIPLINRRGKYVGTLTEGDLLWTIKNHPDKTYLDTSKVSVKDIERRVNNKAVRITSNIGDLFSLIVNQNFVPVVDDNDVFIGIIKRSDILGYYNKKLIEKGLL, encoded by the coding sequence ATGAATATAGCGTTTTTTTTAACACCAAAGGAAGAGTTAGTTTATGAAGACTTAGATGCAACAATGAGACAAGCTTTGGAGAAAATGGAGTATCATAGATACACTGCAATTCCTCTTATAAACAGAAGAGGAAAGTATGTAGGTACATTGACAGAAGGAGACCTTTTGTGGACAATTAAAAATCATCCAGATAAAACATATCTAGATACCAGTAAGGTTTCTGTAAAAGACATAGAAAGAAGAGTAAATAATAAAGCTGTTAGGATAACCTCGAACATAGGAGATTTATTTTCATTAATAGTAAACCAAAATTTTGTTCCTGTTGTAGATGACAATGATGTTTTCATAGGAATAATAAAGAGAAGTGATATACTTGGTTATTATAATAAAAAGTTGATAGAAAAAGGATTATTATAA